The Phosphitispora fastidiosa DNA segment CCCCCATATCCGAATGCCTCTTCCCGGGAAGAAGCGGATACAATTGACACCTCTCGGGTTTAAGATATCCTGCTCACCCTTGGTGATTTGAAATTCCAGGTCAACTGCCCCACGCACAACCTCATTTGCCGGGGCTTTGTGCACTCCCCGTTCGGCATCGGTGCGGGCATAAATACCGGCCATATGTCCCCCGGGGGGAACTAACCGTCTCATCCCGGCAACAGGATCAACTACCCTAAGCCACGGGTAATAGAAGGCTGCATACTTTGTCTCGTTATCACTCCTGGGGTCAAGTGAGGCTACGCCTGCCGACCCCTGGGCAGCATCAATCAAGGCAAACCGGTCTTTGAGATTTTCACAGTGGGTAATCACAGCCCCCACCAGACCATTTACTGCCTGGGCATTAGGGGAGTATACCAACGATATCTCATCAACTTCGCTAAATCCCGATAACCCCTTGCGCTTTCCGGGTTCATTGGTATCAGTCCTGGTATAATCAGCCAGGACCAGAGGCCCGGTCCCGTCATCTCCCCCGGCAAGCCAGGTTACTGCCAGAACATCCGGAACGGCGCCGGAATCACCCGACTGTTTAGTCACGGTAATCAAGTTTGAAATCCCGTTAACCCTTTTGGTATAATAATCCGCTGATGCCTCAACAACGGAGAGATTGTCAAACACCTCTGTGACAGCCGGGCGCGGCTTGGCAGTCAGGTCATTATCCGGGTCATATAATGAAACAGGAACATCCTTCCAGTAAAACAAACTGAGTTTAAAGCCGCTGAAGGTTCCCGCTGTTGCTTTGACGGCTATCCTGGTCCCCCATGAGCCCTCACCGACTGCAGCAACTGTCAGGGCATTGGCTGTGCCCTGCTTGAGTTTAAATGAAGCGGTCCCCGCGCCTGTTTTAACAATCCTGCCAATAAAGCAGCGCTGTCCGCCATTGTCAAAAAACCCCTGAACAGAATAAGGCAGGTACTTGTCAGCCCCAAAATACCCGCCAAACACCCTCTGGTAATCAAGCCAGCTGGTAACCAGGCGGGGTATGGCCGGCCCTCTCTCGGTCTCTCCCAAAAATCCGGCAGTACTGGTCGAAACCCCGGCAACCGGTTTGGCCCCAATTTCGATTTCCTCAACATATACACCAGGTGATAAGTATTCCGGCAATTCCCTCTCCTCCTTTTTTTCTACCGGTCGAATTTCAAAGGACTATCTTCCCCAGGGAGGCCAGGCCTCCTTCACAGACTTCCACCTCCCGCACCTCTGTCTGGTAACCCGGACAGCTTAAGTTTAATACTGTCAGGAATTTGTCATTTTTTAATGTCCTGAAATAAACAACATATTCTCCCCTGCTGCTGGTCTCGGTTTTCACAGTGCTATC contains these protein-coding regions:
- a CDS encoding phage tail sheath family protein — protein: MPEYLSPGVYVEEIEIGAKPVAGVSTSTAGFLGETERGPAIPRLVTSWLDYQRVFGGYFGADKYLPYSVQGFFDNGGQRCFIGRIVKTGAGTASFKLKQGTANALTVAAVGEGSWGTRIAVKATAGTFSGFKLSLFYWKDVPVSLYDPDNDLTAKPRPAVTEVFDNLSVVEASADYYTKRVNGISNLITVTKQSGDSGAVPDVLAVTWLAGGDDGTGPLVLADYTRTDTNEPGKRKGLSGFSEVDEISLVYSPNAQAVNGLVGAVITHCENLKDRFALIDAAQGSAGVASLDPRSDNETKYAAFYYPWLRVVDPVAGMRRLVPPGGHMAGIYARTDAERGVHKAPANEVVRGAVDLEFQITKGEQDILNPRGVNCIRFFPGRGIRIWGARTLSSDTLWKYINVRRLFIYLEESIDEGTQWVVFEPNNEKLWARVRRTLTEFLTRVWRDGALMGTKPEEAFFVKVDRTTMTQDDIDNGRLIVLIGVAPVKPAEFVIFRIAQFAGGSDVSEG